A stretch of Lathyrus oleraceus cultivar Zhongwan6 chromosome 6, CAAS_Psat_ZW6_1.0, whole genome shotgun sequence DNA encodes these proteins:
- the LOC127091796 gene encoding pentatricopeptide repeat-containing protein At3g22470, mitochondrial yields MYTTIIHSLCKDKEVIDAFDLYSEMVAKRISPNVFTYSTLIYGFCLVGQLIKAIHMLNKMNLVNIIPDVYTFSTLVDAFCKEGKVKEAKIVVALMMKKGVALNVVSYNTLMDGYCLVNEVNKAMDILNIMSRKGVVANVRSYNIMINGLCKVKRVDEAMKLFEEMHCRQIFPNTVTYNTLIDGLCKSGRISHALKLVGMMHDRGQPPDIVTYNSILDGLCKRHHVDKAIELLTKFKDQGIQPNVCTYSILINELCNSGRIKDAENVFEDLLVKGYNLDVYTYNAMIKGFCIKGLFDEALAMMSKMKDNGCIPNALTYERTIYSLLGKDENDMAKKLLLEMIEKGLL; encoded by the coding sequence ATGTACACTACAATTATTCATAGTTTATGTAAAGATAAAGAGGTTATTGATGCATTTGATTTATACTCTGAAATGGTTGCCAAAAGAATTTCTCCTAATGTTTTCACTTACAGTACTTTAATCTATGGTTTTTGTCTTGTTGGTCAATTGATAAAAGCAATTCATATGCTAAATAAAATGAATTTGGTAAACATCATCCCAGATGTTTACACCTTTAGTACATTGGTGGATGCTTTTTGTAAAGAAGGTAAAGTGAAAGAAGCTAAAATAGTGGTGGCTTTGATGATGAAAAAAGGTGTTGCACTTAATGTTGTTAGTTATAACACTTTAATGGACGGATATTGTCTTGTAAATGAAGTGAACAAAGCCATGGATATTCTAAACATTATGTCTCGAAAAGGAGTCGTTGCTAATGTTCGGAGCTACAATATCATGATTAACGGACTTTGTAAGGTTAAAAGGGTTGATGAAGCTATGAAGCTCTTTGAAGAAATGCATTGCAGACAAATTTTTCCTAATACGGTAACTTACAATACCCTTATAGATGGTTTGTGCAAATCTGGGAGAATATCACATGCTTTGAAACTTGTCGGTATGATGCATGATAGAGGTCAACCGCCTGATATAGTTACTTACAATTCTATATTGGATGGTTTATGCAAAAGGCATCACGTTGACAAGGCAATTGAATTGTTAACGAAATTTAAAGACCAAGGTATTCAACCAAATGTGTGCACGTACAGTATTCTTATCAATGAATTGTGCAATAGTGGAAGAATAAAGGATGCAGAAAACGTTTTTGAAGATCTTTTGGTCAAAGGCTACAATCTAGATGTCTATACATATAATGCTATGATCAAGGGATTTTGTATCAAGGGTTTGTTTGATGAAGCACTGGCCATGATGTCTAAAATGAAAGATAATGGTTGCATTCCGAATGCTCTAACTTATGAAAGAACGATTTATTCTTTGTTGGGAAAAGATGAAAATGATATGGCAAAGAAACTTCTTCTTGAAATGATTGAGAAAGGTCTATTGTAA